In a single window of the Myxococcales bacterium genome:
- a CDS encoding HPF/RaiA family ribosome-associated protein — protein sequence MKIVIRTRDLDLTPELLDRVRRRAQFALGRLGPAIRGLDVTLADVNGPRGGVDKLCRMRVRGDDLPTVVVEATDLELTAAIDAAAERAGRAVVRARQRRRGFAAIPRLAPQP from the coding sequence ATGAAGATCGTCATCCGCACCCGCGACCTCGACCTCACCCCCGAGCTGCTCGACCGGGTCCGCCGCCGCGCTCAGTTCGCGCTCGGCCGCCTCGGCCCGGCCATCCGCGGGCTCGACGTGACCCTGGCCGACGTCAACGGCCCCCGCGGCGGCGTCGACAAGCTGTGCCGGATGCGCGTGCGCGGCGACGACCTGCCGACCGTCGTGGTCGAGGCCACCGACCTCGAGCTGACCGCGGCCATCGACGCCGCCGCCGAGCGGGCCGGGCGCGCGGTCGTGCGGGCCCGCCAGCGCCGCCGCGGGTTCGCGGCGATCCCGCGGCTCGCGCCGCAGCCGTAG
- the holA gene encoding DNA polymerase III subunit delta, with protein sequence MADLIADAAAGKLAPIYVVASDHPILVDRALAAVRDAAVPATMRAWNYDVIEGKATGARIATACQTLPMMGATRMVYVRDLAPMAADELASLIPYLAAPSPSTVLFAVTSKLDKRLKFYAAASKRGYVHELVAPKRVDGWIRTEAERRGVRLAADAVARLADAIGNDLSRLALTIDQLALYAGAQPVTADDVDDLVADTRERSVFELTDAIGAGNAAAALVAVASLAEQRQSAIGVLAMLGRHLRQLELVHVARAEGVGPRELPARLGVPPFVVDKLTSQARRYRPSALARAIELVAAADWAMKGHPDPTVVGVITEPASTGAVQKILGRGLGERVLLERLAVELVALGG encoded by the coding sequence GTGGCCGATCTGATCGCTGACGCAGCCGCGGGCAAGCTCGCGCCGATCTACGTGGTCGCGTCCGATCACCCGATCCTGGTCGACCGGGCGCTGGCCGCGGTGCGCGACGCCGCGGTGCCGGCGACGATGCGGGCCTGGAACTACGACGTCATCGAGGGCAAGGCCACCGGCGCCCGGATCGCGACCGCGTGCCAGACCCTGCCGATGATGGGCGCGACGCGCATGGTCTACGTGCGCGACCTGGCGCCGATGGCGGCCGACGAGCTGGCCAGCCTGATCCCGTACCTGGCGGCGCCGTCGCCGTCGACGGTGCTGTTCGCGGTCACGAGCAAGCTCGACAAGCGGCTCAAGTTCTACGCCGCCGCCAGCAAGCGCGGCTACGTCCACGAGCTGGTCGCGCCCAAGCGCGTCGACGGCTGGATCCGGACCGAGGCCGAGCGCCGGGGCGTGCGCCTGGCCGCCGACGCGGTCGCGCGCCTCGCTGACGCGATCGGCAACGACCTGTCGCGGCTGGCGCTGACGATCGATCAGCTCGCGCTCTACGCCGGCGCGCAGCCGGTCACCGCCGACGACGTCGACGATCTGGTGGCCGACACCCGCGAGCGCTCGGTGTTCGAGCTGACCGACGCGATCGGCGCCGGCAACGCCGCGGCGGCGCTGGTGGCGGTGGCGTCCCTGGCCGAGCAGCGGCAGAGCGCGATCGGCGTGCTGGCGATGCTGGGGCGGCACCTGCGCCAGCTCGAGCTGGTGCACGTGGCCCGGGCCGAGGGCGTGGGGCCGCGCGAGCTGCCGGCCCGGCTGGGCGTGCCGCCGTTCGTCGTCGACAAGCTCACGTCCCAGGCCCGGCGCTACCGGCCGTCCGCGCTGGCGCGCGCGATCGAGCTGGTGGCGGCCGCCGACTGGGCGATGAAGGGCCACCCCGATCCCACCGTCGTCGGCGTGATCACCGAGCCCGCCAGCACCGGCGCGGTCCAGAAGATCCTCGGGCGCGGCCTGGGCGAGCGGGTGCTGCTCGAGCGGCTGGCGGTCGAGCTGGTCGCGCTCGGCGGCTGA
- the asd gene encoding aspartate-semialdehyde dehydrogenase, which yields MSKPKLKVGVLGATGMVGQRFVALLANHPWFEVAAVAASPSSAGKSYADAVAGRWSLGAPVPAAAAALTVADAGDVTAVSAGVDFVFCAVDMAKDATARLEDDYARAETPVVSNNSAHRWTPDVPMMIPEINDDHAVVIEAQRRRLGTRRGFVAVKPNCSIQSYVPALHPLLSFGPNRIAVCTYQAISGAGKTFASWPEMVDNVIPFIKGEEEKSEQEPLKIWGTVVDGRIVPASSPTISAQCIRVPVSDGHMAAVFVGFERAPARDEILAAWREFVGKPQRLGLPSAPSPFLRYFDDDARPQTRLDRDAGDGQAVSIGRLRPDALFDWRFVALSHNTVRGAAGGAVLTAELLTADGYLTAK from the coding sequence ATGTCCAAGCCCAAGCTCAAGGTCGGAGTCCTCGGCGCCACCGGCATGGTCGGTCAGCGCTTCGTCGCGTTGCTCGCCAACCACCCGTGGTTCGAGGTGGCCGCGGTCGCCGCCAGCCCCAGCTCGGCCGGCAAGTCCTACGCCGACGCGGTGGCCGGGCGCTGGAGCCTGGGCGCGCCGGTGCCCGCGGCCGCCGCCGCGCTGACCGTGGCCGACGCCGGCGACGTGACCGCCGTCTCTGCCGGGGTCGACTTCGTGTTCTGCGCCGTCGACATGGCCAAGGACGCGACCGCCCGGCTCGAGGACGACTACGCCCGGGCCGAGACCCCGGTGGTGTCGAACAACTCGGCGCACCGGTGGACCCCGGACGTGCCGATGATGATCCCCGAGATCAACGACGACCACGCGGTCGTGATCGAGGCCCAGCGCCGGCGCCTCGGCACGCGGCGCGGCTTCGTCGCGGTCAAGCCCAACTGCTCGATCCAGAGCTACGTGCCGGCGCTCCACCCGCTCCTGTCGTTCGGCCCCAACCGGATCGCGGTCTGCACCTACCAGGCGATCTCCGGCGCCGGCAAGACCTTCGCGTCGTGGCCCGAGATGGTCGACAACGTCATCCCGTTCATCAAGGGCGAGGAGGAGAAGAGCGAGCAGGAGCCGCTGAAGATCTGGGGCACGGTCGTCGACGGCCGGATCGTGCCGGCGAGCTCGCCGACGATCAGCGCGCAGTGCATCCGGGTGCCGGTCAGCGACGGCCACATGGCCGCGGTCTTCGTCGGCTTCGAGCGCGCGCCCGCGCGCGACGAGATCCTGGCGGCCTGGCGCGAGTTCGTGGGCAAGCCGCAGCGCCTGGGCCTGCCGAGCGCGCCCAGCCCGTTCCTGCGGTACTTCGACGACGACGCCCGGCCCCAGACCCGGCTCGATCGCGACGCCGGCGATGGCCAGGCGGTGTCGATCGGGCGGCTGCGCCCCGACGCGCTGTTCGACTGGCGGTTCGTGGCGCTGTCCCACAACACCGTGCGCGGCGCCGCCGGCGGCGCGGTGCTGACCGCCGAGCTCTTGACCGCCGACGGGTACCTGACCGCGAAGTAG
- a CDS encoding alpha/beta hydrolase: MTPPPPRRRRIALPTGLTYHLLEWGAGDHTLVLVHGFLDLAWGWAEVAARLAERYHVVAVDLRGHGDSDWIGAGGYYHFFDYVADLDQVVERVGRDTVSIAGHSMGGTIVAYWAGTRPSRPHRVALLEGLGPPEGGADLPARTRGWIDTWTTTERVPKVLASVDDAAARLRRHDPLLTAARALELAGHGTRAVDGGVSWKHDPLHLTQGPYPFRVDAAASYWRAVTAPVLYLDGAESRLRLPEPELARRLACFADARRVTVPGAGHMLMRHAPTAVADALAAHVER; the protein is encoded by the coding sequence ATGACGCCGCCGCCCCCGCGCCGCCGCCGCATCGCGCTGCCCACCGGGCTCACCTACCACCTGCTCGAGTGGGGCGCCGGCGATCACACGCTGGTGCTGGTCCACGGCTTCCTCGACCTGGCCTGGGGCTGGGCCGAGGTCGCGGCGCGCCTGGCCGAGCGCTACCACGTCGTCGCCGTCGATCTGCGCGGGCACGGCGACAGCGACTGGATCGGCGCCGGCGGCTACTACCACTTCTTCGACTACGTGGCCGATCTCGACCAGGTGGTCGAGCGCGTCGGCCGCGACACCGTGTCGATCGCCGGCCACTCGATGGGCGGCACGATCGTGGCGTACTGGGCCGGGACCCGGCCGTCGCGCCCGCACCGGGTCGCGCTGCTCGAGGGGCTGGGCCCGCCCGAGGGCGGCGCCGATCTACCGGCGCGCACCCGCGGCTGGATCGACACCTGGACCACGACCGAGCGCGTGCCCAAGGTGCTGGCGTCGGTCGACGACGCCGCCGCGCGCCTGCGCCGCCACGATCCGCTGCTGACCGCCGCGCGCGCGCTCGAGCTGGCCGGCCACGGCACCCGCGCCGTCGACGGCGGCGTGTCCTGGAAGCACGACCCGCTGCACCTGACCCAGGGCCCCTACCCGTTCCGCGTCGACGCCGCCGCCAGCTACTGGCGCGCGGTGACCGCGCCGGTGCTGTACCTCGACGGCGCCGAGTCGCGGCTGCGCCTGCCCGAACCCGAGCTGGCGCGGCGCCTCGCCTGCTTCGCGGACGCGCGCCGGGTCACCGTGCCCGGCGCCGGCCACATGCTCATGCGCCACGCGCCGACGGCGGTCGCCGACGCGCTCGCGGCCCACGTCGAGCGCTGA
- a CDS encoding class I SAM-dependent RNA methyltransferase, translated as MNAQTIAVTIHGLAAGGDGVGKDADGRTVFVAATAPGEDVTAAVVERHARWARAELVTITRAGVGRIAPACPLFAARTCGGCDWAHVDAATQAAAKQAIVAGAVRRLVAGGATLAPLAQPERAWGWRRRARFAIAGGAIGFHAPRARTVTDVDACPQLAPELAAALAAVRAAAATVIAGAGELHLVAGTGGAHAVIDAPCHGEQARALIGHGGLVGVVWPGGKAGLAAVELEPGLRVRADEFAQAGAAGNQALRAAVAAAVAARPGERVLELYAGNGNFTRDLIAAGAEVTATDAVAPRDAAAVAAQFVAGPAAAVVPALVAAGQRFDVVLLDPPRTGAKDVIGHLAATGAGRIVYVSCDPATFARDGERLVAAGFAARTIAAFDLMPQTAHVELVAQFERALDPA; from the coding sequence GTGAACGCACAGACGATCGCGGTGACCATCCACGGCCTCGCGGCCGGCGGCGACGGCGTGGGCAAGGACGCCGACGGGCGCACGGTGTTCGTCGCCGCGACCGCGCCGGGCGAGGACGTGACCGCGGCGGTGGTCGAGCGCCACGCCCGCTGGGCCCGGGCCGAGCTGGTGACGATCACGCGCGCGGGCGTCGGGCGGATCGCGCCGGCCTGCCCGCTGTTCGCGGCCCGCACCTGCGGCGGCTGCGACTGGGCCCACGTCGACGCCGCGACCCAGGCCGCCGCCAAGCAGGCGATCGTCGCGGGCGCGGTGCGGCGGCTGGTCGCCGGCGGCGCGACCCTGGCGCCGCTGGCGCAGCCCGAGCGCGCCTGGGGCTGGCGGCGGCGGGCCCGGTTCGCGATCGCCGGCGGCGCCATCGGGTTCCACGCGCCGCGCGCCCGCACGGTGACCGACGTCGACGCCTGTCCGCAGCTCGCGCCCGAGCTGGCGGCGGCGCTGGCGGCGGTGCGCGCGGCCGCGGCGACGGTGATCGCCGGCGCCGGCGAGCTGCACCTGGTCGCGGGCACCGGCGGCGCCCACGCGGTCATCGACGCGCCCTGCCACGGCGAGCAGGCGCGCGCGCTGATCGGCCACGGCGGCCTGGTCGGCGTGGTCTGGCCCGGCGGCAAGGCCGGGCTCGCGGCGGTCGAGCTCGAGCCAGGGCTGCGGGTCCGCGCCGACGAGTTCGCTCAGGCGGGCGCGGCCGGCAACCAGGCCCTGCGCGCGGCGGTGGCGGCCGCGGTGGCGGCGCGGCCCGGCGAGCGGGTGCTCGAGCTCTACGCCGGCAACGGCAACTTCACGCGCGATCTGATCGCGGCCGGCGCCGAGGTCACGGCCACCGACGCGGTCGCGCCCCGGGACGCCGCGGCGGTGGCGGCGCAGTTCGTGGCCGGGCCGGCGGCGGCGGTGGTGCCGGCGCTGGTGGCGGCGGGCCAGCGCTTCGACGTGGTCCTGCTCGATCCGCCGCGCACCGGCGCCAAGGACGTGATCGGTCACCTGGCCGCGACCGGCGCCGGCCGGATCGTCTACGTGTCGTGCGACCCGGCCACGTTCGCGCGCGACGGCGAGCGCCTGGTCGCGGCCGGCTTCGCTGCGCGCACGATCGCCGCGTTCGACCTGATGCCGCAGACCGCCCACGTCGAGCTGGTCGCGCAGTTCGAGCGCGCGCTCGATCCGGCGTGA
- a CDS encoding Crp/Fnr family transcriptional regulator, protein MGDLRTADLAWWRATLTRQAPLAEADLAAVTPHLRVKTLAAGEAYLRSGAPAVAVGLIRAGLVRETFLVADGRERVRAFGIAGDFAGSLSDLLRGGAARCEVIACAPTRVLTVPWAVIARAAAARPAWRGLVAAVTERLYLLKAEREYELLALDAHDRYQRFRARLAAIEPLVPQRHVASYLGITPEHLSRLRRRLGLPRARPVAASRSPRRTRS, encoded by the coding sequence GTGGGTGATCTGCGCACAGCCGACCTGGCCTGGTGGCGGGCGACGTTGACGCGTCAGGCGCCGCTGGCCGAGGCCGACCTGGCCGCGGTCACGCCGCACCTGCGGGTCAAGACCCTGGCGGCCGGCGAGGCCTACCTGCGCAGCGGCGCGCCGGCGGTGGCGGTCGGCCTCATCCGCGCCGGCCTGGTGCGCGAGACGTTCCTGGTGGCCGACGGCCGCGAGCGCGTGCGCGCGTTCGGGATCGCCGGCGACTTCGCCGGCTCGCTGTCGGACCTGCTGCGCGGCGGCGCGGCCCGGTGCGAGGTGATCGCGTGCGCGCCGACGCGGGTGCTGACCGTGCCGTGGGCGGTGATCGCGCGCGCGGCCGCGGCCCGGCCGGCGTGGCGGGGGCTGGTGGCGGCGGTGACCGAGCGGCTGTACCTGCTCAAGGCCGAGCGCGAGTACGAGCTGCTCGCGCTCGACGCCCACGATCGCTACCAGCGGTTCCGCGCGCGCCTCGCCGCGATCGAGCCGCTGGTGCCGCAGCGCCACGTCGCCTCGTACCTGGGCATCACGCCCGAGCACCTGTCGCGGCTGCGTCGGCGGCTGGGGCTGCCGCGCGCGCGCCCCGTCGCAGCGTCACGATCGCCGCGCCGAACCCGGTCATGA
- a CDS encoding amidohydrolase family protein, whose product MATLYRADRAVVGGVARGATAVLEDDGVILAVGDPAVVAADPRAAGARVVTWARTAIFPGTVNAHNHSFQSLLRGIGDDLPFLAWRERALYRYSPRLDAEGMATAALFAFGEMLLHGVTTVCDFYYLNAGGNDHASATIEAARALGIRVVLARCFYDWDGAPASYRETIPQAVANFEALHRRYHDRERRLVSVQPAPHSQHGATPAMIEAGAGCAKDAGVPWHIHLAEEQYQVEQSLTRFGQRPLHAVAGLDVDLAAMNVVHACWFDAGERAVLAERGGRLAYCPGSNMFLGDGITDVVDLHGRGVTIGLGTDGGCSNNRVSVLDEMRACALLQKVARTDGQVMTAEDVFAMGTRGGARLLDLPVGELAPGYRCDLVAVDLDDPSLWPEGPLAKNLVYALSPRAITRVVVDGRLVVDDRRLTQVHLADIRARVHALTSDWQA is encoded by the coding sequence ATGGCGACCCTGTACCGAGCCGATCGCGCGGTGGTCGGCGGCGTGGCCCGCGGCGCGACCGCGGTGCTCGAGGACGACGGCGTGATCCTGGCGGTCGGCGACCCCGCCGTGGTCGCGGCCGATCCCCGGGCCGCCGGCGCCCGGGTCGTGACCTGGGCGCGCACCGCGATCTTCCCCGGCACCGTCAACGCCCACAACCACAGCTTCCAGTCGCTGCTGCGCGGCATCGGCGACGACCTGCCGTTCCTGGCCTGGCGCGAGCGGGCGCTGTACCGGTACTCGCCGCGCCTCGACGCCGAGGGCATGGCCACCGCGGCGTTGTTCGCGTTCGGCGAGATGCTGCTCCACGGCGTCACGACCGTGTGCGACTTCTACTACCTCAACGCCGGCGGCAACGACCACGCCAGCGCGACGATCGAGGCCGCGCGCGCGCTCGGCATCCGCGTGGTCCTGGCCCGGTGCTTCTACGACTGGGACGGCGCCCCGGCCAGCTACCGCGAGACCATCCCCCAGGCGGTCGCCAACTTCGAGGCGCTGCACCGCCGCTACCACGATCGCGAGCGCCGCCTGGTCAGCGTCCAGCCCGCGCCCCACAGCCAGCACGGCGCGACCCCGGCGATGATCGAGGCCGGCGCCGGCTGCGCCAAGGACGCCGGCGTGCCGTGGCACATCCACCTGGCCGAGGAGCAGTACCAGGTCGAGCAGTCGCTGACCCGGTTCGGGCAGCGGCCGCTGCACGCCGTGGCCGGGCTCGACGTCGACCTCGCCGCGATGAACGTCGTGCACGCCTGCTGGTTCGACGCCGGCGAGCGCGCGGTCCTGGCGGAGCGCGGCGGCCGCCTGGCCTACTGCCCGGGCTCGAACATGTTCCTGGGCGACGGCATCACCGACGTGGTCGACCTGCACGGCCGGGGCGTCACGATCGGGCTCGGCACCGACGGCGGCTGCTCGAACAACCGGGTCAGCGTGCTCGACGAGATGCGCGCGTGCGCGCTGCTGCAGAAGGTGGCGCGCACCGACGGCCAGGTCATGACCGCCGAGGACGTCTTCGCCATGGGCACCCGCGGCGGCGCCCGCCTGCTCGATCTGCCGGTCGGCGAGCTGGCCCCGGGCTACCGCTGCGACCTGGTCGCGGTCGACCTCGACGACCCGTCGCTGTGGCCCGAGGGGCCGCTGGCCAAGAACCTGGTCTACGCGCTGTCGCCTCGCGCGATCACCCGGGTCGTGGTAGATGGTCGCCTGGTCGTCGACGATCGCCGGCTGACCCAGGTCCACCTCGCCGACATCCGCGCCCGCGTCCATGCCCTCACGTCCGACTGGCAAGCCTGA